A single region of the Ornithorhynchus anatinus isolate Pmale09 chromosome 6, mOrnAna1.pri.v4, whole genome shotgun sequence genome encodes:
- the OGT gene encoding UDP-N-acetylglucosamine--peptide N-acetylglucosaminyltransferase 110 kDa subunit isoform X2, with protein MASSVGNVADSTGLAELAHREYQAGDFEAAERHCMQLWRQEPDNTGVLLLLSSIHFQCRRLDRSAHFSTLAIKQNPLLAEAYSNLGNVYKERGQLQEAIEHYRHALRLKPDFIDGYINLAAALVAAGDMEGAVQAYVSALQYNPDLYCVRSDLGNLLKALGRLEEAKACYLKAIETQPNFAVAWSNLGCVFNAQGEIWLAIHHFEKAVTLDPNFLDAYINLGNVLKEARIFDRAVAAYLRALSLSPNHAVVHGNLACVYYEQGLIDLAIDTYRRAIELQPHFPDAYCNLANALKEKGSVAEAEDCYNTALRLCPTHADSLNNLANIKREQGNIEEAVRLYRKALEVFPEFAAAHSNLASVLQQQGKLQEALMHYKEAIRISPTFADAYSNMGNTLKEMQDVQGALQCYTRAIQINPAFADAHSNLASIHKDSGNIPEAIASYRTALKLKPDFPDAYCNLAHCLQIVCDWTDYDERMKKLVSIVADQLEKNRLPSVHPHHSMLYPLSHGFRKAIAERHGNLCLDKINVLHKPPYEHPKDLKVSEGRLRVGYVSSDFGNHPTSHLMQSIPGMHNSDKFEVFCYALSPDDGTNFRVKVMAEANHFVDLSQIPCNGKAADRIHQDGIHILVNMNGYTKGARNELFALRPAPIQAMWLGYPGTSGALFMDYIITDQETSPAEVAEQYSEKLAYMPSTFFIGDHANMFPHLKKKAVIDFKSNGHIYDNRIVLNGIDLKAFLDSLPDVKIVKMKCPDGGDNGDGGPALSMPVIPMNTIAEAVIEMINRGQIQITINGFSISNGLATTQINNKAATGEEVPRTVIVTTRSQYGLPEDAIVYCNFNQLYKIDPSTLQMWANILKRVPNSVLWLLRFPAVGEPNIQQYAQNMGLPQSRIVFSPVAPKEEHVRRGQLADVCLDTPLCNGHTTGMDVLWAGTPMVTMPGETLASRVAASQLTCLGCLELIAKSRQEYEDIAVKLGTDLDYLKLIRSKVWKQRLSSPLFNTKQYTAELERLYLQMWEHYASGNKPDHMIKPPETTESA; from the exons ATGGCCTCCTCCGTGGGAAACGTGGCCGACAGCACAG GGTTAGCTGAGTTGGCTCACCGGGAATATCAGGCGGGAGATTTTGAGGCGGCCGAGAGACACTGCATGCAACTGTGGCGGCAGGAGCCGGACAACACCGGCGTGCTCTTGCTCCTCTCGTCCATCCACTTCCAGTGTCGCAGGCTGGACAG gtCGGCCCACTTCAGCACCCTGGCCATCAAGCAGAACCCGCTCCTGGCGGAAGCGTACTCCAACCTGGGCAACGTGTACAAGGAGCGCGGGCAGCTGCAGGAAGCCATCGAACACTACCGGCACGCGCTCCGCCTCAAGCCCGACTTCATCGACGGCTACATCAACCTGGCGGCCGCCTTGGTGGCGGCGGGCGACATGGAAGGCGCCGTGCAGGCCTACGTCTCCGCCCTCCAGTACAATCCC GACTTGTACTGTGTGCGCAGCGACCTGGGCAACCTGCTCAAAGCCCTGGGCCGGCTAGAGGAGGCCAAG GCGTGTTACCTGAAAGCCATCGAGACCCAGCCGAACTTCGCCGTCGCCTGGAGCAACCTCGGCTGCGTCTTCAACGCCCAAGGGGAGATCTGGCTGGCCATCCATCACTTTGAAAAG GCTGTGACCCTTGATCCTAATTTCCTGGACGCCTATATCAACCTGGGCAACGTCCTGAAGGAGGCCCGAATCTTTGACAG AGCCGTGGCGGCCTACCTGCGGGCCCTGAGCCTGAGCCCCAACCACGCCGTGGTCCACGGCAACCTGGCCTGCGTCTACTACGAGCAAGGCCTCATCGACCTGGCCATCGACACGTACCGGCGAGCCATCGAGCTGCAGCCCCACTTCCCGGACGCTTACTGCAACCTGGCCAACGCCCTCAAGGAGAAGGGCAGC GTGGCGGAAGCGGAAGACTGTTACAACACGGCCCTGCGCCTGTGCCCCACGCACGCCGACTCCCTCAACAACCTGGCCAACATCAAGCGGGAGCAGGGGAACATCGAGGAGGCCGTGCGCCTCTACCGCAAGGCGCTCGAG GTGTTCCCGGAGTTTGCCGCCGCCCACTCCAACCTGGCCAGCGTCCTGCAGCAGCAGGGCAAGCTGCAGGAAGCCCTGATGCATTACAAGGAGGCCATCCG catcagCCCCACGTTCGCCGACGCCTACTCCAACATGGGGAACACGCTGAAGGAGATGCAGGACGTCCAGGGGGCCCTGCAGTGTTACACGCGCGCCATCCAGATCAACCCGGCCTTCGCCGACGCCCACAGCAACCTGGCCTCCATCCACAAG GACTCGGGCAACATCCCGGAAGCCATCGCGTCCTACCGCACGGCGCTGAAACTGAAACCGGACTTCCCCGACGCCTACTGCAACCTGGCCCACTGCCTGCAG ATCGTCTGCGACTGGACGGACTACGACGAGCGGATGAAGAAGCTGGTGAGCATCGTGGCCGACCAGCTGGAGAAGAACCGCCTGCCGTCGGTCCACCCCCACCACAGCATGCTCTACCCGCTCTCCCACGGCTTCCGCAAGGCCATCGCCGAGCGCCACGGCAACCTCTGCCTGGACAAG atcaACGTCCTCCACAAGCCGCCCTACGAGCACCCGAAGGACCTGAAGGTCAGCGAAGGCCGGCTGCGGGTGGGCTACGTGAGCTCCGACTTCGGCAACCACCCGACGTCTCACCTGATGCAGTCGATCCCGGGCATGCACAACTCGGACAAGTTCGAG GTGTTCTGCTACGCCCTCAGCCCGGACGACGGCACCAACTTCCGGGTGAAGGTGATGGCGGAGGCGAACCACTTCGTCGACCTCTCCCAG ATCCCGTGTAACGGCAAGGCGGCCGACCGCATCCACCAGGACGGCATCCACATCCTCGTCAACATGAACGGCTACACCAAGGGCGCCCGCAACGAGCTGTTCGCCCTCAGGCCGGCCCCCATCCAG GCGATGTGGCTGGGCTACCCGGGCACCAGCGGGGCGCTCTTCATGGACTACATCATCACGGACCAGGAGACCTCGCCCGCCGAGGTGGCGGAGCAGTACTCGGAGAAGCTGGCCTACATGCCCAGCACCTTCTTCATCGGGGACCACGCCAACATGTTTCCTCACCTGAAG aaaaaggCCGTCATCGACTTCAAATCCAACGGGCACATCTACGACAACCGCATCGTCCTCAACGGCATCGACCTGAAGGCGTTTCTCGACAGCCTGCCCGACGTCAAGATCGTCAAG ATGAAGTGCCCGGACGGCGGGGACAACGGCGACGGCGGGCCGGCCCTCAGCATGCCCGTCATCCCCATGAACACCATCGCGGAAGCCGTCATCGAGATGATCAACCGGGGCCAGATCCAGATCACCATCAACGGCTTCAGCATCAGCAACGGCCTGGCCACCACCCAG ATCAACAACAAGGCGGCCACCGGCGAAGAGGTCCCCCGCACGGTCATCGTCACCACGCGCTCGCAGTACGGCCTGCCGGAGGACGCCATCGTCTACTGCAACTTCAACCAGCTGTACAAGATCGACCCGTCCACCCTGCAGATGTGGGCCAAC ATCCTGAAGCGCGTGCCGAACAGCGTGCTGTGGCTGCTCCGCTTCCCGGCGGTGGGCGAGCCCAACATCCAGCAGTACGCCCAGAACATGGGCCTGCCCCAGTCGCGCATCGTCTTCTCCCCGGTCGCGCCCAAGGAGGAGCACGTGCGCCGCGGCCAGCTGGCCGACGTCTGCCTCGACACGCCGCTCTGCAACGGCCACACCACCGGCATGGACGTCCTCTGGGCCGGGACCCCCATGGTCACCATGCCAg GGGAGACCCTGGCGTCCCGCGTGGCCGCCTCGCAGCTGACGTGCCTGGGCTGCCTGGAGCTCATCGCCAAGAGCCGGCAGGAGTACGAGGACATCGCCGTCAAGCTGGGGACCGACCTGGACTA
- the OGT gene encoding UDP-N-acetylglucosamine--peptide N-acetylglucosaminyltransferase 110 kDa subunit isoform X1, whose protein sequence is MASSVGNVADSTEPTKRMLSFQGLAELAHREYQAGDFEAAERHCMQLWRQEPDNTGVLLLLSSIHFQCRRLDRSAHFSTLAIKQNPLLAEAYSNLGNVYKERGQLQEAIEHYRHALRLKPDFIDGYINLAAALVAAGDMEGAVQAYVSALQYNPDLYCVRSDLGNLLKALGRLEEAKACYLKAIETQPNFAVAWSNLGCVFNAQGEIWLAIHHFEKAVTLDPNFLDAYINLGNVLKEARIFDRAVAAYLRALSLSPNHAVVHGNLACVYYEQGLIDLAIDTYRRAIELQPHFPDAYCNLANALKEKGSVAEAEDCYNTALRLCPTHADSLNNLANIKREQGNIEEAVRLYRKALEVFPEFAAAHSNLASVLQQQGKLQEALMHYKEAIRISPTFADAYSNMGNTLKEMQDVQGALQCYTRAIQINPAFADAHSNLASIHKDSGNIPEAIASYRTALKLKPDFPDAYCNLAHCLQIVCDWTDYDERMKKLVSIVADQLEKNRLPSVHPHHSMLYPLSHGFRKAIAERHGNLCLDKINVLHKPPYEHPKDLKVSEGRLRVGYVSSDFGNHPTSHLMQSIPGMHNSDKFEVFCYALSPDDGTNFRVKVMAEANHFVDLSQIPCNGKAADRIHQDGIHILVNMNGYTKGARNELFALRPAPIQAMWLGYPGTSGALFMDYIITDQETSPAEVAEQYSEKLAYMPSTFFIGDHANMFPHLKKKAVIDFKSNGHIYDNRIVLNGIDLKAFLDSLPDVKIVKMKCPDGGDNGDGGPALSMPVIPMNTIAEAVIEMINRGQIQITINGFSISNGLATTQINNKAATGEEVPRTVIVTTRSQYGLPEDAIVYCNFNQLYKIDPSTLQMWANILKRVPNSVLWLLRFPAVGEPNIQQYAQNMGLPQSRIVFSPVAPKEEHVRRGQLADVCLDTPLCNGHTTGMDVLWAGTPMVTMPGETLASRVAASQLTCLGCLELIAKSRQEYEDIAVKLGTDLDYLKLIRSKVWKQRLSSPLFNTKQYTAELERLYLQMWEHYASGNKPDHMIKPPETTESA, encoded by the exons ATGGCCTCCTCCGTGGGAAACGTGGCCGACAGCACAG AACCAACGAAACGTATGCTTTCCTTCCAAGGGTTAGCTGAGTTGGCTCACCGGGAATATCAGGCGGGAGATTTTGAGGCGGCCGAGAGACACTGCATGCAACTGTGGCGGCAGGAGCCGGACAACACCGGCGTGCTCTTGCTCCTCTCGTCCATCCACTTCCAGTGTCGCAGGCTGGACAG gtCGGCCCACTTCAGCACCCTGGCCATCAAGCAGAACCCGCTCCTGGCGGAAGCGTACTCCAACCTGGGCAACGTGTACAAGGAGCGCGGGCAGCTGCAGGAAGCCATCGAACACTACCGGCACGCGCTCCGCCTCAAGCCCGACTTCATCGACGGCTACATCAACCTGGCGGCCGCCTTGGTGGCGGCGGGCGACATGGAAGGCGCCGTGCAGGCCTACGTCTCCGCCCTCCAGTACAATCCC GACTTGTACTGTGTGCGCAGCGACCTGGGCAACCTGCTCAAAGCCCTGGGCCGGCTAGAGGAGGCCAAG GCGTGTTACCTGAAAGCCATCGAGACCCAGCCGAACTTCGCCGTCGCCTGGAGCAACCTCGGCTGCGTCTTCAACGCCCAAGGGGAGATCTGGCTGGCCATCCATCACTTTGAAAAG GCTGTGACCCTTGATCCTAATTTCCTGGACGCCTATATCAACCTGGGCAACGTCCTGAAGGAGGCCCGAATCTTTGACAG AGCCGTGGCGGCCTACCTGCGGGCCCTGAGCCTGAGCCCCAACCACGCCGTGGTCCACGGCAACCTGGCCTGCGTCTACTACGAGCAAGGCCTCATCGACCTGGCCATCGACACGTACCGGCGAGCCATCGAGCTGCAGCCCCACTTCCCGGACGCTTACTGCAACCTGGCCAACGCCCTCAAGGAGAAGGGCAGC GTGGCGGAAGCGGAAGACTGTTACAACACGGCCCTGCGCCTGTGCCCCACGCACGCCGACTCCCTCAACAACCTGGCCAACATCAAGCGGGAGCAGGGGAACATCGAGGAGGCCGTGCGCCTCTACCGCAAGGCGCTCGAG GTGTTCCCGGAGTTTGCCGCCGCCCACTCCAACCTGGCCAGCGTCCTGCAGCAGCAGGGCAAGCTGCAGGAAGCCCTGATGCATTACAAGGAGGCCATCCG catcagCCCCACGTTCGCCGACGCCTACTCCAACATGGGGAACACGCTGAAGGAGATGCAGGACGTCCAGGGGGCCCTGCAGTGTTACACGCGCGCCATCCAGATCAACCCGGCCTTCGCCGACGCCCACAGCAACCTGGCCTCCATCCACAAG GACTCGGGCAACATCCCGGAAGCCATCGCGTCCTACCGCACGGCGCTGAAACTGAAACCGGACTTCCCCGACGCCTACTGCAACCTGGCCCACTGCCTGCAG ATCGTCTGCGACTGGACGGACTACGACGAGCGGATGAAGAAGCTGGTGAGCATCGTGGCCGACCAGCTGGAGAAGAACCGCCTGCCGTCGGTCCACCCCCACCACAGCATGCTCTACCCGCTCTCCCACGGCTTCCGCAAGGCCATCGCCGAGCGCCACGGCAACCTCTGCCTGGACAAG atcaACGTCCTCCACAAGCCGCCCTACGAGCACCCGAAGGACCTGAAGGTCAGCGAAGGCCGGCTGCGGGTGGGCTACGTGAGCTCCGACTTCGGCAACCACCCGACGTCTCACCTGATGCAGTCGATCCCGGGCATGCACAACTCGGACAAGTTCGAG GTGTTCTGCTACGCCCTCAGCCCGGACGACGGCACCAACTTCCGGGTGAAGGTGATGGCGGAGGCGAACCACTTCGTCGACCTCTCCCAG ATCCCGTGTAACGGCAAGGCGGCCGACCGCATCCACCAGGACGGCATCCACATCCTCGTCAACATGAACGGCTACACCAAGGGCGCCCGCAACGAGCTGTTCGCCCTCAGGCCGGCCCCCATCCAG GCGATGTGGCTGGGCTACCCGGGCACCAGCGGGGCGCTCTTCATGGACTACATCATCACGGACCAGGAGACCTCGCCCGCCGAGGTGGCGGAGCAGTACTCGGAGAAGCTGGCCTACATGCCCAGCACCTTCTTCATCGGGGACCACGCCAACATGTTTCCTCACCTGAAG aaaaaggCCGTCATCGACTTCAAATCCAACGGGCACATCTACGACAACCGCATCGTCCTCAACGGCATCGACCTGAAGGCGTTTCTCGACAGCCTGCCCGACGTCAAGATCGTCAAG ATGAAGTGCCCGGACGGCGGGGACAACGGCGACGGCGGGCCGGCCCTCAGCATGCCCGTCATCCCCATGAACACCATCGCGGAAGCCGTCATCGAGATGATCAACCGGGGCCAGATCCAGATCACCATCAACGGCTTCAGCATCAGCAACGGCCTGGCCACCACCCAG ATCAACAACAAGGCGGCCACCGGCGAAGAGGTCCCCCGCACGGTCATCGTCACCACGCGCTCGCAGTACGGCCTGCCGGAGGACGCCATCGTCTACTGCAACTTCAACCAGCTGTACAAGATCGACCCGTCCACCCTGCAGATGTGGGCCAAC ATCCTGAAGCGCGTGCCGAACAGCGTGCTGTGGCTGCTCCGCTTCCCGGCGGTGGGCGAGCCCAACATCCAGCAGTACGCCCAGAACATGGGCCTGCCCCAGTCGCGCATCGTCTTCTCCCCGGTCGCGCCCAAGGAGGAGCACGTGCGCCGCGGCCAGCTGGCCGACGTCTGCCTCGACACGCCGCTCTGCAACGGCCACACCACCGGCATGGACGTCCTCTGGGCCGGGACCCCCATGGTCACCATGCCAg GGGAGACCCTGGCGTCCCGCGTGGCCGCCTCGCAGCTGACGTGCCTGGGCTGCCTGGAGCTCATCGCCAAGAGCCGGCAGGAGTACGAGGACATCGCCGTCAAGCTGGGGACCGACCTGGACTA
- the OGT gene encoding UDP-N-acetylglucosamine--peptide N-acetylglucosaminyltransferase 110 kDa subunit isoform X3 yields the protein MACYLKAIETQPNFAVAWSNLGCVFNAQGEIWLAIHHFEKAVTLDPNFLDAYINLGNVLKEARIFDRAVAAYLRALSLSPNHAVVHGNLACVYYEQGLIDLAIDTYRRAIELQPHFPDAYCNLANALKEKGSVAEAEDCYNTALRLCPTHADSLNNLANIKREQGNIEEAVRLYRKALEVFPEFAAAHSNLASVLQQQGKLQEALMHYKEAIRISPTFADAYSNMGNTLKEMQDVQGALQCYTRAIQINPAFADAHSNLASIHKDSGNIPEAIASYRTALKLKPDFPDAYCNLAHCLQIVCDWTDYDERMKKLVSIVADQLEKNRLPSVHPHHSMLYPLSHGFRKAIAERHGNLCLDKINVLHKPPYEHPKDLKVSEGRLRVGYVSSDFGNHPTSHLMQSIPGMHNSDKFEVFCYALSPDDGTNFRVKVMAEANHFVDLSQIPCNGKAADRIHQDGIHILVNMNGYTKGARNELFALRPAPIQAMWLGYPGTSGALFMDYIITDQETSPAEVAEQYSEKLAYMPSTFFIGDHANMFPHLKKKAVIDFKSNGHIYDNRIVLNGIDLKAFLDSLPDVKIVKMKCPDGGDNGDGGPALSMPVIPMNTIAEAVIEMINRGQIQITINGFSISNGLATTQINNKAATGEEVPRTVIVTTRSQYGLPEDAIVYCNFNQLYKIDPSTLQMWANILKRVPNSVLWLLRFPAVGEPNIQQYAQNMGLPQSRIVFSPVAPKEEHVRRGQLADVCLDTPLCNGHTTGMDVLWAGTPMVTMPGETLASRVAASQLTCLGCLELIAKSRQEYEDIAVKLGTDLDYLKLIRSKVWKQRLSSPLFNTKQYTAELERLYLQMWEHYASGNKPDHMIKPPETTESA from the exons ATG GCGTGTTACCTGAAAGCCATCGAGACCCAGCCGAACTTCGCCGTCGCCTGGAGCAACCTCGGCTGCGTCTTCAACGCCCAAGGGGAGATCTGGCTGGCCATCCATCACTTTGAAAAG GCTGTGACCCTTGATCCTAATTTCCTGGACGCCTATATCAACCTGGGCAACGTCCTGAAGGAGGCCCGAATCTTTGACAG AGCCGTGGCGGCCTACCTGCGGGCCCTGAGCCTGAGCCCCAACCACGCCGTGGTCCACGGCAACCTGGCCTGCGTCTACTACGAGCAAGGCCTCATCGACCTGGCCATCGACACGTACCGGCGAGCCATCGAGCTGCAGCCCCACTTCCCGGACGCTTACTGCAACCTGGCCAACGCCCTCAAGGAGAAGGGCAGC GTGGCGGAAGCGGAAGACTGTTACAACACGGCCCTGCGCCTGTGCCCCACGCACGCCGACTCCCTCAACAACCTGGCCAACATCAAGCGGGAGCAGGGGAACATCGAGGAGGCCGTGCGCCTCTACCGCAAGGCGCTCGAG GTGTTCCCGGAGTTTGCCGCCGCCCACTCCAACCTGGCCAGCGTCCTGCAGCAGCAGGGCAAGCTGCAGGAAGCCCTGATGCATTACAAGGAGGCCATCCG catcagCCCCACGTTCGCCGACGCCTACTCCAACATGGGGAACACGCTGAAGGAGATGCAGGACGTCCAGGGGGCCCTGCAGTGTTACACGCGCGCCATCCAGATCAACCCGGCCTTCGCCGACGCCCACAGCAACCTGGCCTCCATCCACAAG GACTCGGGCAACATCCCGGAAGCCATCGCGTCCTACCGCACGGCGCTGAAACTGAAACCGGACTTCCCCGACGCCTACTGCAACCTGGCCCACTGCCTGCAG ATCGTCTGCGACTGGACGGACTACGACGAGCGGATGAAGAAGCTGGTGAGCATCGTGGCCGACCAGCTGGAGAAGAACCGCCTGCCGTCGGTCCACCCCCACCACAGCATGCTCTACCCGCTCTCCCACGGCTTCCGCAAGGCCATCGCCGAGCGCCACGGCAACCTCTGCCTGGACAAG atcaACGTCCTCCACAAGCCGCCCTACGAGCACCCGAAGGACCTGAAGGTCAGCGAAGGCCGGCTGCGGGTGGGCTACGTGAGCTCCGACTTCGGCAACCACCCGACGTCTCACCTGATGCAGTCGATCCCGGGCATGCACAACTCGGACAAGTTCGAG GTGTTCTGCTACGCCCTCAGCCCGGACGACGGCACCAACTTCCGGGTGAAGGTGATGGCGGAGGCGAACCACTTCGTCGACCTCTCCCAG ATCCCGTGTAACGGCAAGGCGGCCGACCGCATCCACCAGGACGGCATCCACATCCTCGTCAACATGAACGGCTACACCAAGGGCGCCCGCAACGAGCTGTTCGCCCTCAGGCCGGCCCCCATCCAG GCGATGTGGCTGGGCTACCCGGGCACCAGCGGGGCGCTCTTCATGGACTACATCATCACGGACCAGGAGACCTCGCCCGCCGAGGTGGCGGAGCAGTACTCGGAGAAGCTGGCCTACATGCCCAGCACCTTCTTCATCGGGGACCACGCCAACATGTTTCCTCACCTGAAG aaaaaggCCGTCATCGACTTCAAATCCAACGGGCACATCTACGACAACCGCATCGTCCTCAACGGCATCGACCTGAAGGCGTTTCTCGACAGCCTGCCCGACGTCAAGATCGTCAAG ATGAAGTGCCCGGACGGCGGGGACAACGGCGACGGCGGGCCGGCCCTCAGCATGCCCGTCATCCCCATGAACACCATCGCGGAAGCCGTCATCGAGATGATCAACCGGGGCCAGATCCAGATCACCATCAACGGCTTCAGCATCAGCAACGGCCTGGCCACCACCCAG ATCAACAACAAGGCGGCCACCGGCGAAGAGGTCCCCCGCACGGTCATCGTCACCACGCGCTCGCAGTACGGCCTGCCGGAGGACGCCATCGTCTACTGCAACTTCAACCAGCTGTACAAGATCGACCCGTCCACCCTGCAGATGTGGGCCAAC ATCCTGAAGCGCGTGCCGAACAGCGTGCTGTGGCTGCTCCGCTTCCCGGCGGTGGGCGAGCCCAACATCCAGCAGTACGCCCAGAACATGGGCCTGCCCCAGTCGCGCATCGTCTTCTCCCCGGTCGCGCCCAAGGAGGAGCACGTGCGCCGCGGCCAGCTGGCCGACGTCTGCCTCGACACGCCGCTCTGCAACGGCCACACCACCGGCATGGACGTCCTCTGGGCCGGGACCCCCATGGTCACCATGCCAg GGGAGACCCTGGCGTCCCGCGTGGCCGCCTCGCAGCTGACGTGCCTGGGCTGCCTGGAGCTCATCGCCAAGAGCCGGCAGGAGTACGAGGACATCGCCGTCAAGCTGGGGACCGACCTGGACTA